The genomic interval GTAAAAGAATATGTACAAAAAATCGGCCTCTTAGAAGGTCAATACTCTGGTCATAGTTTACGAGCTGGTTTTGCTACGGAGGCCTCTGGGAATGGAGCATCATTAGATGATATTATGCGACAGACAGGCCATAGAAGCGTAGAAATGGTGCGCGAGTATATTAGAAAACAAAATATTTTTAAGAATAACGCTTCCACAAAACTTGGGTTATAGAAATTATAGAAAAAAGCGTCCAAATTTGGACGCTTTTCTCTATAATAAAATGGCATTATGAGGTTATATGATCAATATAATAATAAAAAAGGGGGATATAATATGAGCAAATCGGAAGATACAAATGAGGGATTACAAGAAAATTACCAACAAGAGCTTGCAAGTGATTTTTATAAAAAACTAAGTCATTATATGGATGAATTTGATAAGAGTCTTAATCAAGAGCAAGAAGTTGGAGTTAAGTTAGTAAATTTTGGCCAAACAGTACAATTTACAGTACATAGTATCGGTTATTTTAATCCAAAATTAATATGTTTTTATGGAGAAATGCCAGATGGGTCAGCTATTCAATTAATCCAACATGTTAATCAAATTAATTTTCTTCTGACAGCTGTACAACGTAAGAATCCCGAGGTTCCCAAACGTCCAATAGGATTTTGCTCAGAATTTTTTAGATATAAAGAAGGATATCCTGAGTATATGGGATTTACTCCTCGCAAGTAAGAGGGATTACTTATACTAGTATTTATTCTAAACTAAGTCGCTTTACACATACATTAACCTCTTTTACGACTAGTCCGGTCATTTGCTCCACCATCGATTTGATACGCCTTTGGGCTTGATATGTGATATCCCAAAGAGAATTACCATATTGTACAGTTATATCTAAGTATATGGAAATGCCTTTTTCTTTATCAGGGGAATATTTTATATTTATTTGACTGGTATTGGGTATTTCTGGAACAATTGTAGCTACGTGATCAACGATAGTCGCAATTGCTGCATCGGAAATAAGTAATTTGCCATAATAGCTAAAGGTTGGACGAACAATTGACTTTTCACCAATTTTGCGACGTCGTGTTTTAGGCTTCTTGAAGAATATATCTAAGGGGTCTATAAGATATCCTGAAAAATGGGGTTTTAATTCTATTGTTGGTACCGGAATGATATGTTTGCCTTCTTTTAATCTACTTTCACGAGCTTTAGCAATTTCTGCAGGCGTAGCGATATCCTCAATCATAATTACTTTACTAATCTTAGGTAATTCTAAAATATGAACAATTTTCTCAACCATATTGATCGAGGTTCCTAAAACTAAAATGCGTGTTGGCATTACATTTTTGATTGCCTTTCGTACTTCTTGCGCATGATCTTCTTCCATAAAAATTGCTCGCTTAACAGCCATTATTTTACTGGCTTCTTTTTTAGCAGAGTGACCAGCAATAATTTTACTATCCTTAATTAATAAGCCATCATCAATAATTGTATCAATATGATGTTCATGTGCGACAATTAATGCTCTATGACTTTTTCCAGTGCCACTTGGCCCCACTAGTGCGATGATGTCCATCGGGTAGCCTCCTATTATTTTATATATGGCGATAAGTATTCATAAATAAAAATAAACATCTTTTAAGATGTTGTCAAGTAAAGAAAAGTTTTTTATTCTTATTCTTTAGATCATAGTACAAAACTTATTAAAAGGTAAATTCTTATATTTATTTTAGCTAATTAAGTATAGTAAACTCCCCCTTTATTATTCATCTCGGGGGAGTTTGTAGTTATAGAACAAGTCAAAATGACTTTTGTAACCTTTTTACTAGCGATGCTGAAATCGTAAATACCCCCAGTTTTTCAGGAAATCTAGTGGGAATGGCATGGAAATCTGAACCGCCTGTTACTAGCAGTTGATGATCAGTCGCCATATTTAAATATTTTTTCACTTGAAATTCTGTATGTGTAGGATGGTATACTTCCAGTCCTAGAATGCCAGCAGCGATAAGATCCAAAACAATATTGTCATCTCCAATCAAACCGGGATGCGCTAAAACGGGAATACCACCGGCCCTTTTTATTAAATTGATGACTTGTAGTGGTGTCAGTTTATAATGAGGTACATAGGCTGGTCCATTTTTATCTAATAACTTCGTAAAAACATCAGAAACATTAGCAAAATAGCCTTTTTCTATTAGTGCCTTAGCAAGATGCGGCCTGCCGATAGAGGTAGCTTGCTGCGCTATTTCTAGTACACGTAAATAATCAATATTATAACCTAAATGGTTAAGCTTTTCTACCATTTGTTTTATACGGTTGCGACGATGGGTAACTAAAACTTCTAAATGGTTACGTAACTCAAAATTGTTTATATCAATCTGATAACCTAAGATGTGTACTTCATTTGTTGGTAAATCTGTACTAAACTCTATACCAGGAATAATACCAATGGTGGTAACTTTTGTATAATTTATTTCTATTAAACCATCAACGGTATCATGGTCTGTGATAGCAATATAGGAAAGGCCAGCCTCAATAGCTTGTTTAAGAATTTCTTGAGGTGAGAGATGTCCATCAGAAGCTGTTGTATGAATATGTAAATCAGCTGTCATGTTGGCTTATATTTAGAGCTAGTTGTATTAAGGTTCTTGTAGCTACGCCTGTAGCACCTTTAACTTTATAGCCCTCTTCTTTCTCAATATATGCAGTACCAGCAATATCTATATGGACCCAAGGAGTATTCTCAACGAATTCTTCAATAAATGATCCAGCAGTAATTGCTCCAGCCATACGTCCACCAGAATTTTTTAAATCAGCAATCGTACCTTTCAGTTGCTCTTTGTACTCAGGAAAGTTTGGTAATTCCCACATTTTTTCTCCTGCATCTTCTGCTGCATGTAGTACTTGTTGGCAAAGAGTACTATTATTAGTGATTAAGCCAGAAGCTACATTTCCCAGAGCAACAACACATGCACCTGTTAAGGTGGCAATATCAATGATTTGAGTGGCACCTAACTTGTTAGCATAAGTAATAGCATCTGCAAGAATAAGCCTTCCTTCGGCATCTGTAGTAATAATCTCGATGGTTTTACCACTCATTGAGTAAATCACATCACCAGGTTTAAAGGCATTTCCGTCAGGCATATTTTCGGTGCAAGGAATAAGCCCAATAATATTAATTTGGGGTTTAAGCTTTCCAATCGCTGCCATGGCACCTAATACTGCAGCCCCACCTGCCATATCACTTTTCATCTCACCCATATTTAAGCTTGGTTTAATAGAAATGCCACCACTATCGAAAGTGACACCTTTTCCTACGAACGCTGTGATTTGTTTACTAGTTCTATCTCCCATATATTTTATAACAATCATTTTAGGAGGCTGAACACTGCCTCGAGTGACCGCCAGTAAAGCGTGCATGTTTTCTTTTTCCATATCTTCTTTTTCTAGTACTGAAAATTCAACGTTACTTAGTTGGGCAATTTCTTGCGCACAAATAGCCATTTTAGTCGGCGTCATATACTGAGCTGGGTGATTAACTAAATCACGGGCTAGATTAACCTTTTCACTGATTATAGCAGCATTGTGGATACCCTTTTTCAGGAAAGACGCATTATTAGCATCATTCTCGATGAGGAATAAAGTTCGAATGTCTGCATTTTCAGGTTTATTTGTTTTATAGTAATTAAATTGATACATTCCTAAGATCACGCCCTCTAAAAGGGCTTGTGCAATCTTTTGAATATCATTCTTTTCCGTAACTAAATCACAGGGAATCATGGCAATAGATATAGAATGTATCTTCTTTATTACACGCGCAACAATCCCGGATAGCGCTCTTATTTTATCAATACTTAAACTTTCCTTTTCTCCCATACCAAGTAGCACAACATGTTTAGCGTTAAGTATTCCAAAGGTATGAATAATAGTAGTTTCGCCATACTTACTACAATCAGAGTTCTCTGATATAATGTTGCTTATGTGACCTGATAATGCGTTATCAATTAGCTTTGTATACTCATTTTGCTCTACAACGCCTTTAAATATGTGAATGATCAAAGTATCACATGAGATCTTAGTTATTGAGTTATTTGTTACTACTATTTCCATTGCAAACCTCCATGTTAAATTATTATATGTACATAATACTATTGTACCCCAAATAAAATAGCTAAAACCTGTTCTTTAGAACAGGTTTTAATTATTTATCGCGGTTGGACTATTAGTTTCATGGCGGTTCGTTCCTCACCATCAATTAAAATGTCAGTAAAGGCAGGGATGCAAATAAGGTCAACACCATGAGGTGCTACAAATCCTCTTGCAATTGCTACTGCTTTTACTGCCTGGTTAAGTGCGCCTGCGCCAATTGCTTGCATTTCGGCGCCGCCTCGTTCTCTTAGCACTCCAGCCAATGCACCTGCTACAGAATTCGGGTTAGATTTTGCTGATACTTTTAAGACTTCCATGTTTTTTAGTACCCTCCTTTTAGTTAGAAAGCAAATGATAAAGTCCTTATTATATCAGTATTCGTCGTGTACCCAAAAAATTCCTTTTTTTTATATTGAAGAAATAAATTTAAAATTTCAAATTTTCTTGTATTCGTGTAATCTCACTTACTTTATTTGAGATAGGATCAACTTTTATTATAATTGCACAAAAAATTGATTCATTACCAGTAGCAACAGTAAACCTAGTTGGCAGTCCTGTTAAAAACTTTTTTATTACAGGTTCTTTATCTACCCCTAATACTGAGTTTAAAGTTCCTACCATGCCAATGTCAGAGATATAAGCAGTACCTTGTGGTAGAACACGTTCATCTGCAGTTTGAATATGTGTGTGGGTTCCTGCAATACATGACACCTGCCCATCTAAATACCAGCCCAACGATAATTTTTCCGAAGTAGCTTCCGCATGAAAATCTACAATAATAACTTCACAGGTATCTTTAATTTCGCATAAAATTTCACTGGCAGTACGAAATGGACAATCTACTGGGGGCATAAATACGCGACCTAGGAGATTAATAATAGCGACGTTCCGTCCCTGAACAGATAATATGTGATAGCCTCTACCAGGTGTGCCAGGAGGATAGTTCGCTGGACGAATTAAATTCGATTCTAAATCAATAAAATCAAACACTTCTTTTTTATCCCAAACATGATTCCCTGTTGTAATGCTATCAATACCCATTGAAAAGAGTTCCTTTAATACATTCGCCGTAATCCCGACCCCACCAGCTGAATTTTCACCATTCGCTATGATTAAATCTAAATTATATTTTTCTTTTAATAGAGGAATAAAATGAGCAGCAGTACGCCTACCAGGTTGACCACAAATATCACCAATCATCATAATATTCACTTGTAATCCTCCAATTAAAACTATTTAATAGAAATGATATTATTTACTTGTTAAAGACTAAGACTCTGCCATCTTCTCGTATGCCAATTAATCGATTTTCATCATAATGTGTTTTTAAATTTGTCAGCATATCTTCAATTACTTCTTCTTGCAGTAGCAAATCTTCTTCTAGTAGAGAATCATTATAGTCGATAATTAAATCTTTAAACGTTTTTCTTAATAAAGCAATAAGTAAGGCAATTTCGTTTTTAGAGATAGTATGTACATCTCTAAATATACTTAGCATAGCAACTTTTTCAAAAACATCTAATTGTATATCAGCAGTTTTTAGTGGCAGACCTTCTAGTGTAGTATAAGCAATAATACTGCTTTTTAATAGCCGCTTGGCATTCGAAAAATCAAGTTGGGATGGTATTGCAGATAACATAAAAGTTAGCTTTAACCAATTATTTTGTGGATCAAAGCTAATAGTACCAATTTCAGGATAGCGAACAAGTATAGAGATTAATAAATTGACACCATCTGAGACTTCTTCGTTATTTTTTTTATATTTAGGCATAAAAATCACCGTCCAATAGTAATAATAGAATATTAATTAAATGTACATATTCTCTAAAGCCCATTTGAACTCCTCTTGGAAATATATGGAACAAATAGTAAAACGACCTTAAAGGTAAGGTCGTTTTACTATTTGTTATTTACTTAGCGTAGTCAACTGCACGAGTTTCACGAATTACAGTTACTTTTATTTGTCCAGGATACTCAAGATCATTTTCTATTTTCTTGACAATATCTCGAGACAGGCGAACCGAGGCTAAATCATCTATTTTATCAGGTTTAACCATTATACGAATTTCACGACCAGCTTGGATAGCAAAAGATTTTTCTACACCTTCAAAGGATTCTGCTATTTCTTCTAGTCTTGTAAGACGTTTTAGGTAACTTTCAAGACTTTCTCTACGAGCACCAGGACGTGCGGCTGATATTGCATCAGCAGCAGCAACTAAAACTGCCTGGACTGTAGTTGGCTCTTCATCACCGTGATGTGCACCGATCGCATTTACTACTTCAGGTGACTCACGATATTTTTTTGCTAAAGTCATACCCAATTCAACATGGGATCCTTCCATTTCATGATTGACAGCCTTACCAATATCATGTAAAAGTCCGGCTCGTTTAGCTAACATAACATCAACACCTAATTCTGCAGCCATAACACCTGCTAAGTGAGCGACTTCAATAGAGTGTTTAAGTACATTTTGTCCATAACTTGTACGGTATTTTAAGCGACCAAGAAGCTTAATAATTTCAGGGTGAAGTCCATGCACCCCAGTTTCGAAGGTTGCTTGTTCACCAGCTTCTTTGATTCTTTGTTCCACTTCTTTTTGGGCTTTTTCAACCATTTCCTCAATACGGGCTGGATGAATTCGTCCATCAGCAATTAATTTTTCTAAAGCAATTCTAGCTACTTCACGACGTATCGGGTCAAAGCCAGATAATATGACAGCTTCAGGAGTATCATCAATAATGAGGTCAATACCAGTTAATGTTTCTAATGTTCGAATATTACGTCCCTCACGTCCGATAATACGTCCCTTCATTTCGTCGTTAGGTAACGCTACGACAGAAACTGTAGTTTCTGCAACATGGTCTGCAGCACAACGCTGAATAGCTAAAGAAATGATATTACGTGCTTTTTTATCAGCATCTTCTTTTGCTTGTTGCTCTAATTCTTTAATCATCATAGCAGTTTCATGTTTAATTTCTTCTCGAGCATTAGCTAATAGTAAATTGCGAGCTTCTTCAGATGTTAATCCTGATAATCTTTCTAATTCAGCAAGTTGTTTGGCATATAAAGTATTAATTATTTCTTGACTTTTATCTAATTCAGCCTCTTTATGGCTGATAATTTCCTCCTTTTTTTCAAGGGAGTCAACTTTCCGGTCAAGATTTTCCTCTTTTTGCATTAAGCGTCGTTCTAAACGTTGAAGTTCTGAACGTCGTTCTTTAGTTTCCCGCTCTAATTCACTCCTAAGTTTGTGAATCTCTTCTTTAGCTTCTACCAGTGCTTCTTTTTTCTTAACTTCACTTGAGCGTTCTGCTTCTACGATTATCTTTTTAGCAGCCTCTTCGGCTGAGATTATTTTTGCTTCAGCAGTTTTTTTGCGTATCCAGTAGCCTATGCCGAAGCCCAAGATAGCAACAAGTACCGTTGTTAAAATAAATTCAAATATAATCTTACACCTCCTTTTATTCAAATAATATTAAGGGTAAGCTGGCAAATTTACACAGCTCTTAAAAGCATTTCACAATTACTCCCCTACAGTAATTGGTTTTATTGGATAAGTATTACAATTGCATATGCAATTGATTAATTCAATTGTAAATGTTTTTCAAAGTAGTGTCAAGTTATCCCTTATGTCTCTTGCTGAGATTAAACAAAAATGCAAAAAAACTGCGTAAAAAGCTTGTATTTAAAGAAATTTGAATAAAAATAAAAAATGATTTGGCACAAGCCAAATCATTTTATGTTTATTAGAAATTATTTTCAGATTGATAAAGATGTTGTATAACTTTACTGATACTACTTGATGAAAATCCTTTAGTAGCTAAATATCGATAAATCTTTTCTTTAGTAGTAGCATCCATAATTTTAAATCGAATATTTACTATTTTAAGGGCAGACTGCCATTCTTCTTTATCACAAGCACAAATTATATTGTGTATAATAGCATCTGGTATTCCACGTTGCTTCATCTTAAAGGTAATCTGTTTTAAACTATACTTGCCAGCTTGCATGTATTTATTAAATAAATTTTTCGCCAATTCATCATCATTTATATACCCATATTCTCGTAAGCGCTGTATGACATTTTCAATAGAATCATAACTATAATCTTTATAATGTAACTTTTGTTGCAATTCGTATTCGCTATGAGGACGACGGGCGATAAGATGCAATGAAGCTTGCCAAACATCTTTCTGACTAGTCAATTGAGACATCATCTAATAAATCAGCAACGGGAACTTTACTTTTTTCAACTAATAATAATTCTCGAATCTTTTTATCAATTTCACTAGCTATATCAGGATTTTGTTTGAAGAATTCTTTAACATTTTCACGTCCTTGACCAAGACGAGTATCGTTATATGAATACCATGCTCCACTTTTATTGATTACATCAAAAAGGGTACCAATATCAACTAAACATCCTTCATGGGAAATTCCCTCGCCATACATAATATCAAATTCCGCTTGTTTAAATGGTGGGGCAACCTTATTTTTAACTACTTTAATTTTAGTACGATTACCAATGATATCATTTCCTTGTTTAAGACTTTCGGCTCTTCTTACTTCTAATCTTATTGTGGAATAAAATTTTAAAGCTCGTCCACCTGTAGTCGTTTCAGGATTACCAAACATAACTCCAACTTTTTCACGAATTTGATTAATAAAAACAACAATTGTTCGAGACTTGCTGATAATACCCGTTAATTTACGCAATGCTTGGGACATAAGTCT from Pelosinus sp. IPA-1 carries:
- a CDS encoding PHP domain-containing protein, with protein sequence MTADLHIHTTASDGHLSPQEILKQAIEAGLSYIAITDHDTVDGLIEINYTKVTTIGIIPGIEFSTDLPTNEVHILGYQIDINNFELRNHLEVLVTHRRNRIKQMVEKLNHLGYNIDYLRVLEIAQQATSIGRPHLAKALIEKGYFANVSDVFTKLLDKNGPAYVPHYKLTPLQVINLIKRAGGIPVLAHPGLIGDDNIVLDLIAAGILGLEVYHPTHTEFQVKKYLNMATDHQLLVTGGSDFHAIPTRFPEKLGVFTISASLVKRLQKSF
- a CDS encoding Asp23/Gls24 family envelope stress response protein, with translation MDIIALVGPSGTGKSHRALIVAHEHHIDTIIDDGLLIKDSKIIAGHSAKKEASKIMAVKRAIFMEEDHAQEVRKAIKNVMPTRILVLGTSINMVEKIVHILELPKISKVIMIEDIATPAEIAKARESRLKEGKHIIPVPTIELKPHFSGYLIDPLDIFFKKPKTRRRKIGEKSIVRPTFSYYGKLLISDAAIATIVDHVATIVPEIPNTSQINIKYSPDKEKGISIYLDITVQYGNSLWDITYQAQRRIKSMVEQMTGLVVKEVNVCVKRLSLE
- a CDS encoding TIGR00282 family metallophosphoesterase, which translates into the protein MNIMMIGDICGQPGRRTAAHFIPLLKEKYNLDLIIANGENSAGGVGITANVLKELFSMGIDSITTGNHVWDKKEVFDFIDLESNLIRPANYPPGTPGRGYHILSVQGRNVAIINLLGRVFMPPVDCPFRTASEILCEIKDTCEVIIVDFHAEATSEKLSLGWYLDGQVSCIAGTHTHIQTADERVLPQGTAYISDIGMVGTLNSVLGVDKEPVIKKFLTGLPTRFTVATGNESIFCAIIIKVDPISNKVSEITRIQENLKF
- a CDS encoding leucyl aminopeptidase is translated as MEIVVTNNSITKISCDTLIIHIFKGVVEQNEYTKLIDNALSGHISNIISENSDCSKYGETTIIHTFGILNAKHVVLLGMGEKESLSIDKIRALSGIVARVIKKIHSISIAMIPCDLVTEKNDIQKIAQALLEGVILGMYQFNYYKTNKPENADIRTLFLIENDANNASFLKKGIHNAAIISEKVNLARDLVNHPAQYMTPTKMAICAQEIAQLSNVEFSVLEKEDMEKENMHALLAVTRGSVQPPKMIVIKYMGDRTSKQITAFVGKGVTFDSGGISIKPSLNMGEMKSDMAGGAAVLGAMAAIGKLKPQINIIGLIPCTENMPDGNAFKPGDVIYSMSGKTIEIITTDAEGRLILADAITYANKLGATQIIDIATLTGACVVALGNVASGLITNNSTLCQQVLHAAEDAGEKMWELPNFPEYKEQLKGTIADLKNSGGRMAGAITAGSFIEEFVENTPWVHIDIAGTAYIEKEEGYKVKGATGVATRTLIQLALNISQHDS
- a CDS encoding regulatory protein RecX, with the protein product MSQLTSQKDVWQASLHLIARRPHSEYELQQKLHYKDYSYDSIENVIQRLREYGYINDDELAKNLFNKYMQAGKYSLKQITFKMKQRGIPDAIIHNIICACDKEEWQSALKIVNIRFKIMDATTKEKIYRYLATKGFSSSSISKVIQHLYQSENNF
- the rny gene encoding ribonuclease Y; this translates as MNKRRCKIIFEFILTTVLVAILGFGIGYWIRKKTAEAKIISAEEAAKKIIVEAERSSEVKKKEALVEAKEEIHKLRSELERETKERRSELQRLERRLMQKEENLDRKVDSLEKKEEIISHKEAELDKSQEIINTLYAKQLAELERLSGLTSEEARNLLLANAREEIKHETAMMIKELEQQAKEDADKKARNIISLAIQRCAADHVAETTVSVVALPNDEMKGRIIGREGRNIRTLETLTGIDLIIDDTPEAVILSGFDPIRREVARIALEKLIADGRIHPARIEEMVEKAQKEVEQRIKEAGEQATFETGVHGLHPEIIKLLGRLKYRTSYGQNVLKHSIEVAHLAGVMAAELGVDVMLAKRAGLLHDIGKAVNHEMEGSHVELGMTLAKKYRESPEVVNAIGAHHGDEEPTTVQAVLVAAADAISAARPGARRESLESYLKRLTRLEEIAESFEGVEKSFAIQAGREIRIMVKPDKIDDLASVRLSRDIVKKIENDLEYPGQIKVTVIRETRAVDYAK
- a CDS encoding stage V sporulation protein S → MEVLKVSAKSNPNSVAGALAGVLRERGGAEMQAIGAGALNQAVKAVAIARGFVAPHGVDLICIPAFTDILIDGEERTAMKLIVQPR
- a CDS encoding DUF6173 family protein, with product MSKSEDTNEGLQENYQQELASDFYKKLSHYMDEFDKSLNQEQEVGVKLVNFGQTVQFTVHSIGYFNPKLICFYGEMPDGSAIQLIQHVNQINFLLTAVQRKNPEVPKRPIGFCSEFFRYKEGYPEYMGFTPRK
- the recA gene encoding recombinase RecA — protein: MEKSTSSDKLQALESAVRKIEKDFGKGSIMKLGEAAARMNVEVIPTGALPLDIALGIGGVPRGRMIEVYGPESSGKTTVALHMIAETQKSGGLAAFIDAEHALDPVYAKNLGVDIDNLLISQPDNGEQALEICEALVRSNAIDMIIIDSVAALVPKAEIDGEMGDSHVGLHARLMSQALRKLTGIISKSRTIVVFINQIREKVGVMFGNPETTTGGRALKFYSTIRLEVRRAESLKQGNDIIGNRTKIKVVKNKVAPPFKQAEFDIMYGEGISHEGCLVDIGTLFDVINKSGAWYSYNDTRLGQGRENVKEFFKQNPDIASEIDKKIRELLLVEKSKVPVADLLDDVSID